The Triticum dicoccoides isolate Atlit2015 ecotype Zavitan chromosome 6A, WEW_v2.0, whole genome shotgun sequence genome has a window encoding:
- the LOC119315068 gene encoding signal recognition particle receptor subunit alpha-like — MLEELLIFTRGGLILWSLAGAAAALKGSPIDALIRSFLLEGRSASAGAGAGFTHGPHALRWTYDNALGLVFVAVYRRVLHLLYVDDLLAAVSAEFARIYNPSRVSYDEFGERFRQLHLEAEARASRPPPVSAKPAPASSPGALQPHGGVGGGGGGAGGGEKMGDESGKDDSDGEPSRQAKHSSAADGSFNGVEENSHAGNGGVVVEREEEGGPNNGAFNFENITKFLFPRNDKDKRNKPVHKDKKKPRPGRDKKPVPKDKKPSEKKLDYSNPAVHGGGAGEQTAVNQGKSMMDKDEAVRSTAKDGWFSSMFRSIAGSNAELKESDLQPALKSLKDRLMTKNVAEEIAEKLCESVAASLLGKKLGSFTRISSSVQAAMEEALVRILTPRRSIDVLRDVHAAKDRGTPYVIVFVGVNGVGKSTNLAKVAYWLLQHDLSVTLAACDTFRSGAVEQLRTHARRLQIPIFEKGYERDPAVVAKGAIQEATRNKSDVVLVDTAGRMQDNEPLMRALSKLINLNNPDLVLFVGEALVGNDAVDQLTKFSQKLTDLSTAPTARSIDGILLTKFDTIDDKVGAALSMVYVSGAPVMFVGCGQSYTDLKKLNVKSIVNTLLE, encoded by the coding sequence ATGTTGGAGGAGCTGCTCATCTTCACGCGCGGCGGCCTCATCCTGTGGTCGCTGGCCGGCGCCGCCGCTGCGCTGAAGGGCTCCCCGATCGACGCACTCATCCGGTCCTTCCTCCTCGAGGGCCGCTCAGCCTCCGCCGGGGCCGGCGCCGGCTTCACCCACGGCCCGCACGCGCTCAGGTGGACCTACGACAACGCGCTCGGGCTCGTCTTCGTCGCCGTCTACAGGCGGGTGCTCCACCTGCTGTACGTCGACGACCTCCTGGCCGCCGTCAGCGCGGAATTCGCGCGGATCTACAACCCGAGCCGCGTGTCCTACGACGAGTTCGGGGAGAGGTTCCGGCAGCTCCATCTCGAGGCCGAGGCGCGCGCGTCCCGTCCGCCCCCCGTCTCCGCGAAGCCTGCTCCAGCTTCATCCCCTGGCGCTCTCCAGCCCCATGGTGGcgttggcggtggtggtggtggtgctggtggtggtgaGAAGATGGGTGATGAGTCTGGGAAGGATGACTCCGATGGTGAGCCTTCCAGGCAGGCCAAGCACAGCTCAGCAGCAGATGGTAGCTTCAATGGTGTGGAAGAGAATTCTCATGCCGGCAATGGTGGTGTTGTTGTGGaaagggaggaggaaggaggtCCCAACAATGGGGCTTTTAATTTTGAAAACATAACAAAATTCCTTTTTCCACGCAATGATAAAGACAAGCGGAATAAACCTGTGCACAAGGATAAGAAGAAACCGAGACCAGGGAGAGACAAGAAACCTGTACCCAAGGATAAGAAACCATCCGAGAAGAAGTTGGATTATTCCAACCCGGCGGTTCATGGCGGAGGGGCTGGGGAGCAGACGGCTGTCAACCAGGGGAAGAGCATGATGGATAAGGATGAAGCGGTGAGGAGCACAGCAAAGGATGGGTGGTTCTCCTCAATGTTCAGGAGCATTGCAGGTAGCAATGCAGAACTGAAGGAGTCTGATCTGCAACCTGCACTCAAATCTCTGAAAGACCGGCTCATGACCAAGAATGTAGCCGAGGAAATTGCAGAGAAGCTCTGTGAATCAGTCGCAGCCAGCCTCCTAGGCAAGAAGCTTGGATCGTTCACACGGATATCCTCTTCTGTTCAGGCAGCTATGGAAGAGGCTCTGGTTCGCATTTTGACCCCAAGGCGATCTATTGACGTACTGAGAGATGTTCATGCTGCCAAGGACCGTGGCACGCCGTATGTCATCGTCTTTGTTGGGGTTAATGGGGTAGGCAAATCCACTAACCTCGCAAAGGTTGCTTATTGGCTTCTTCAGCATGATCTTAGTGTCACGCTGGCAGCATGTGACACCTTTAGATCTGGCGCTGTTGAGCAGCTGCGCACACATGCTCGCAGGCTTCAGATTCCAATATTTGAGAAAGGATACGAAAGGGATCCAGCTGTAGTGGCGAAGGGTGCGATTCAGGAAGCCACCCGGAACAAATCAGACGTCGTTCTTGTCGACACCGCAGGGCGTATGCAAGACAATGAGCCACTCATGAGGGCACTCTCCAAGCTCATCAATCTTAATAACCCGGACCTGGTTTTGTTTGTGGGAGAAGCGCTGGTGGGAAATGATGCTGTTGATCAGCTCACCAAGTTTAGCCAGAAACTGACAGACCTTTCCACTGCTCCCACTGCTAGATCGATAGATGGCATCCTGCTTACCAAGTTTGACACCATTGATGACAAGGTTGGAGCAGCGCTTTCCATGGTGTATGTATCTGGAGCTCCTGTCATgttcgttggctgtggtcagtcttACACTGACCTCAAGAAGCTCAACGTAAAATCCATTGTCAATACCCTCCTGGAGTGA